The following proteins come from a genomic window of Archocentrus centrarchus isolate MPI-CPG fArcCen1 chromosome 3, fArcCen1, whole genome shotgun sequence:
- the dut gene encoding deoxyuridine 5'-triphosphate nucleotidohydrolase, mitochondrial isoform X1 has translation MTRMLLKLKDLQLCSWFYDAAPRFLGRELHVQMMTKNKEVTDASAVSPSKKARIEINPAEERPVLRFAKLSEHATTPTRGSAKAAGYDLYSAYDYSIGPMDKVVVKTDIQIAVPHGCYGRVAPRSGLAAKHFIDVGAGVVDEDYRGNVGVVMFNFGKESFEVKKGDRVAQLVCEKICYPDLVEQETLDETDRGAGGFGSTGRN, from the exons ATGACACGAATGCTGCTAAAGCTAAAGGATCTTCAGCTATGCTCGTGGTTTTATGACGCTGCTCCACGTTTCTTGGGGAGAGAATTGCACGTTCAAATGATGACTAAAAATAAAG AAGTCACAGATGCTTCTGCAGTTTCTCCATCAAAGAAGGCAAGGATAGAAATAAACCCTGCAGAAGAAAGACCTGTCCTCCGGTTTGCGAAGCTTTCCGAGCATGCTACGACTCCAACCAGAGGTTCAGCCAAAGCAGCAGGTTATGACCTCTACAG TGCATATGATTACTCCATTGGTCCTATGGATAAGGTCGTTGTGAAGACAGACATTCAGATAGCAGTTCCGCATGGCTGCTATGGGAGAGTTG CACCAAGATCTGGACTAGCAGCAAAACACTTCATTGATGTTGGCG CTGGAGTCGTAGACGAGGACTACAGAGGAAATGTGGGTGTTGTGATGTTCAACTTCGGCAAAGAGTCGTTTGAAG TAAAAAAGGGCGATAGAGTTGCTCAGCTGGTGTGTGAGAAGATCTGCTACCCAGATCTGGTGGAGCAAGAG ACACTGGATGAAACCGACCGTGGTGCTGGAGGTTTTGGATCAACTGGACGCAACTGA
- the dut gene encoding deoxyuridine 5'-triphosphate nucleotidohydrolase, mitochondrial isoform X2, producing MPALEVTDASAVSPSKKARIEINPAEERPVLRFAKLSEHATTPTRGSAKAAGYDLYSAYDYSIGPMDKVVVKTDIQIAVPHGCYGRVAPRSGLAAKHFIDVGAGVVDEDYRGNVGVVMFNFGKESFEVKKGDRVAQLVCEKICYPDLVEQETLDETDRGAGGFGSTGRN from the exons ATGCCCGCCCTAGAAGTCACAGATGCTTCTGCAGTTTCTCCATCAAAGAAGGCAAGGATAGAAATAAACCCTGCAGAAGAAAGACCTGTCCTCCGGTTTGCGAAGCTTTCCGAGCATGCTACGACTCCAACCAGAGGTTCAGCCAAAGCAGCAGGTTATGACCTCTACAG TGCATATGATTACTCCATTGGTCCTATGGATAAGGTCGTTGTGAAGACAGACATTCAGATAGCAGTTCCGCATGGCTGCTATGGGAGAGTTG CACCAAGATCTGGACTAGCAGCAAAACACTTCATTGATGTTGGCG CTGGAGTCGTAGACGAGGACTACAGAGGAAATGTGGGTGTTGTGATGTTCAACTTCGGCAAAGAGTCGTTTGAAG TAAAAAAGGGCGATAGAGTTGCTCAGCTGGTGTGTGAGAAGATCTGCTACCCAGATCTGGTGGAGCAAGAG ACACTGGATGAAACCGACCGTGGTGCTGGAGGTTTTGGATCAACTGGACGCAACTGA